One Cricetulus griseus strain 17A/GY chromosome 5, alternate assembly CriGri-PICRH-1.0, whole genome shotgun sequence genomic window carries:
- the Klhdc2 gene encoding kelch domain-containing protein 2, producing MADGNEDARADDLPGPAFENYEAMELACPAERSGHVAVSDGRHMFVWGGYKSNQVRGLYDFYLPREELWIYNMETGRWKKINTEGDVPPSMSGSCAVCVDRVLYLFGGHHSRGNTNKFYMLDSRSADRVLQWERIDCQGIPPSSKDKLGVWVYKNKLIFFGGYGYLPEDKVLGTFEFDETSFWNSSHPRGWNDHVHILDTETFAWSQPVTTGKAPSPRAAHACATVGNLGFVFGGRYRDARMNDLHCLNLDTWEWNELIPQGICPVGRSWHSLTPVSSDHLFLFGGFTTEKQPLSDAWTYCISKNEWIQFNHPYTEKPRLWHTACASDEGEVIVFGGCANNLLVHHRAAHSNEVLIFSVQPKSLVRLSLEAVICFKEMLANSWNCLPKHLLHSVNQRFGSNNTSGS from the exons ATGGCTGATGGCAACGAGGATGCTCGAGCGGACGACCTGCCAGGCCCGGCCTTCGAGAACTACGAGGCCATGGAGCTGGCCTGCCCGGCCGAGCGCAGCGGCCACGTCGCCGTCAGCGATGGGCGCCACATGTTCGTCTGGGGCGGCTACAAG AGTAATCAAGTGAGAGGATTATATGACTTTTATCTGCCCAGAGAAGAGCTTTGGATCTACAACATGGAGACTGGAAGATG gaaaaaaatcaacactgAAGGCGACGTCCCCCCTTCCATGTCTGggagctgtgctgtgtgtgtagaCAGGGTGCTGTACTTGTTTGGAGGACACCATTCCAGAGGCAATACAAATAAG TTCTACATGCTGGATTCAAGGTCTGCAGACAGAGTGTTACAGTGGGAAAGAATTGATTGCCAAGGAATTCCTCCATCATCAAAGGACAAACTTGGTGTCTGGGTATATAAAAACAA GTTAATATTTTTTGGAGGGTATGGATATTTACCTGAAGATAAAGTATTGGGAACTTTTGAATTTGATGAAACATCTTTTTGG AATTCAAGTCATCCAAGAGGATGGAATGatcatgtacatattttagacACTGAAACATTTGCCTGGAGCCAGCCCGTTACCACC GGTAAAGCACCTTCACCTCGTGCTGCCCATGCCTGTGCAACTGTTGGAAACCTGGGCTTTGTGTTTGGTGGCAGATACAGA GATGCTAGAATGAATGATCTCCACTGTCTTAATCTGGATACATGGGAGTGGAATGAACT AATTCCACAAGGCATATGCCCTGTTGGCCgttcctggcactcactgacACCAGTCTCTTCAGatcatctttttctctttggagGATTTACCACTGAAAAGCAGCCACTAA GTGATGCCTGGACTTACTGCATCAGTAAAAATGAATGGATTCAGTTTAACCATCCTTATACTGAAAAGCCAAG GTTATGGCATACAGCTTGTGCAAGCGATGAAGGAGAAGTAATTGTTTTTGGTGGTTGTGCAAACAATCTGCTGGTCCATCATAGAGCT GCACACAGTAATGAAGTACTTATATTTTCAGTTCAACCAAAATCTCTTGTACG GCTAAGCTTAGAAGCAGTCATTTGCTTTAAAGAAATGCTAGCCAACTCGTGGAACTGCCTTCCAAAACACCTACTTCACAGTGTTAATCAGAGGTTCGGTAGTAACAACACTTCTGGATCATAA